A DNA window from Anaerocolumna sp. AGMB13020 contains the following coding sequences:
- a CDS encoding ABC transporter ATP-binding protein, translating to MSKGSDFRNPPGGGIAIVGEKHEFSAAWGKLINYCKPYFPAIILALACAVGGTVFTLTGPDMLSEMTDAITQGIMGSIDMKLVGNIALWLAAFYGASVVLSYLQGFVMATVTQKVSKTMRADISVKINKLPLKYFDKTSYGDILSRVTNDVDTIGQTLNQSIGNLVSAITLLAGSVIMMLVTNWIMALVAIGSSLLGFVIMILIISRSQKYFTEQQELLGAINGHVEEVYAGHNVVKVYNAEEELSGEFTQINKKLFSSNWKSQFMSGLMMPLMSFIGNIGYVAVCVAGAALAMKGSITFGVIVAFMVYVRLFTQPLSQIAQAATSLQSTGAASYRVFEFLGEAELEDESGKHTIMKTAKGDIEFKNVKFGYSENKIIIKDFSAKVKAGQKIAIVGPTGAGKTTMVNLLMRFYELNSGEIRIDNIPLRTLTRENVHQLFCMVLQDTWLFEGTIRENIVYNKIGVSEEEIVAACKAAGVHHFIKTLPEGYNTILNEEASLSAGQKQLITIARAMIENAPMLILDEATSSVDTRTEVLIQEAMDKLMEGRTSIVIAHRLSTIKNADLILVMKDGDIIESGNHEQLLRKKGFYAELYNSQFDEAS from the coding sequence ATGAGTAAAGGATCAGACTTTCGTAATCCGCCGGGAGGCGGAATCGCCATAGTAGGTGAAAAACATGAATTCTCAGCTGCCTGGGGTAAACTGATAAACTATTGTAAGCCTTATTTCCCTGCAATAATCCTTGCACTGGCCTGCGCGGTGGGCGGAACGGTTTTTACCCTGACAGGTCCGGATATGCTAAGTGAAATGACTGATGCTATCACACAGGGAATAATGGGAAGCATTGATATGAAGCTGGTTGGTAACATTGCTTTATGGCTGGCAGCTTTTTATGGTGCCAGCGTGGTACTTTCCTATTTACAGGGATTTGTAATGGCAACTGTTACACAGAAAGTATCCAAAACCATGCGTGCGGATATTTCAGTTAAGATAAATAAGCTGCCACTTAAATATTTTGATAAGACCAGCTATGGTGATATCCTCTCACGTGTTACCAATGATGTGGATACCATTGGACAGACCCTAAATCAAAGCATCGGAAATCTTGTATCTGCAATAACGCTGCTTGCAGGTTCTGTTATAATGATGTTAGTTACCAACTGGATTATGGCATTGGTTGCAATCGGCTCCTCCTTGCTTGGATTTGTAATTATGATACTCATTATTTCACGTTCGCAAAAGTATTTTACCGAGCAGCAGGAACTTTTAGGTGCCATTAACGGTCATGTGGAAGAGGTTTATGCCGGACATAATGTAGTTAAGGTCTATAATGCGGAGGAAGAATTAAGCGGTGAATTTACACAGATCAATAAGAAACTGTTTTCAAGCAACTGGAAGTCACAGTTTATGTCAGGGCTCATGATGCCCCTTATGAGCTTTATTGGAAATATAGGTTATGTGGCAGTCTGTGTTGCAGGAGCAGCCCTTGCTATGAAAGGCTCTATAACCTTTGGTGTTATTGTTGCTTTTATGGTTTATGTCCGTCTCTTTACACAACCTCTTAGCCAGATTGCTCAGGCAGCCACAAGCTTACAGTCTACCGGAGCTGCAAGTTATCGCGTATTTGAGTTCTTAGGTGAAGCAGAATTAGAAGATGAAAGCGGTAAACATACAATTATGAAAACGGCAAAAGGAGATATTGAATTTAAGAATGTTAAGTTTGGATATTCTGAGAATAAAATAATCATAAAGGATTTTTCCGCAAAGGTAAAAGCCGGGCAAAAGATTGCAATCGTAGGACCCACCGGTGCAGGAAAGACTACCATGGTAAATCTTTTAATGAGATTTTATGAACTTAACAGCGGTGAAATACGAATAGATAATATACCTTTAAGAACCCTGACAAGAGAGAATGTTCATCAATTATTCTGTATGGTATTACAGGATACCTGGCTCTTTGAAGGTACAATTCGTGAAAATATCGTTTATAATAAAATCGGGGTATCGGAGGAGGAAATAGTGGCAGCCTGCAAAGCAGCAGGGGTACATCATTTTATCAAAACACTGCCTGAAGGATATAACACGATTCTAAATGAGGAAGCCAGCCTTTCAGCAGGGCAGAAGCAGCTGATTACCATAGCAAGAGCCATGATCGAAAATGCACCTATGCTGATTCTTGATGAAGCTACGAGTTCCGTTGACACACGTACGGAAGTCCTGATACAGGAAGCTATGGATAAGCTGATGGAGGGAAGAACCTCAATTGTTATTGCTCATAGGTTGTCTACCATTAAAAATGCAGACCTGATACTGGTTATGAAGGACGGAGATATTATTGAAAGCGGAAATCATGAACAGCTATTAAGGAAAAAAGGCTTCTATGCAGAACTTTACAACAGCCAGTTTGATGAGGCTTCTTAA
- a CDS encoding ABC transporter ATP-binding protein, which yields MIKILKYFKKIEWLQVALCLVFITGQVWLDLKLPDYMSEITLLVQTEGSSMSEIWSAGGYMLLCALGSLVASIIIGYFAARLAATLSYRLRMGLYNRVEAFSMEEIGRFSTSSLITRSTNDITQVQTLIAMGLQVMIKAPILAVWAIIKIAGKSWQWSVSTGGAVFALVILVTVLVVFALPKFKIVQQLTDNLNRVTRENLTGVRVVRAYNAENYQETKFKKANEEMTETNLFTNRIMAIMMPGMSLIMNGLTLSIYWIGAYLINGADIPDRLSLFSDMVVYSSYAMQVVMAFMMLVMIFIMLPRSAVSARRINEVLDTQPKITDGDMDSKPWGMGEVEFKNVSFQYPGAAEYVLKDVSFKAKSGETVAFIGSTGSGKSTLINLIPRFYDATEGQVLIDGVDIKKYKQKDLHNKIGYVPQRAVIFSGDIAGNVAFGNNGRKKAMKEDIENAASVAQAKDFIDNLPEKYQAPISQGGSNLSGGQKQRLAIARAICRQPEIFIFDDSFSALDYKTDKVLRTQLAAQTLGATTFIVAQRIGTIRNADRIIVLEEGNVVGIGKHEELLKTCKVYHEIAYSQLSKEELGDE from the coding sequence ATGATAAAAATATTAAAGTATTTTAAAAAGATAGAATGGCTTCAGGTCGCCCTCTGTCTGGTATTTATAACAGGTCAGGTCTGGCTCGACTTAAAACTGCCGGATTATATGTCTGAAATTACCTTGCTGGTGCAGACAGAAGGAAGTTCCATGTCAGAAATCTGGAGTGCCGGAGGGTATATGCTCCTTTGTGCTCTGGGCAGTTTAGTTGCTTCCATCATAATCGGCTATTTCGCTGCCCGCCTTGCAGCAACTCTGTCCTACAGGCTGAGAATGGGGTTATACAACAGGGTTGAAGCCTTCTCCATGGAGGAAATCGGACGATTTTCCACATCAAGTTTAATTACTCGCTCCACGAATGATATAACCCAGGTACAGACTCTTATAGCAATGGGGCTTCAGGTAATGATCAAAGCGCCGATCCTGGCGGTATGGGCAATCATAAAGATAGCGGGCAAAAGCTGGCAATGGTCTGTTTCGACGGGAGGAGCTGTTTTTGCATTAGTTATATTAGTTACGGTATTGGTTGTATTTGCGCTTCCCAAATTCAAGATTGTACAACAGTTAACAGATAATCTTAATCGTGTGACCAGAGAAAACCTAACTGGTGTCAGGGTTGTACGTGCCTATAATGCAGAAAACTATCAGGAAACGAAATTTAAAAAAGCAAATGAGGAAATGACAGAGACCAATCTGTTTACGAATCGCATTATGGCAATTATGATGCCTGGAATGTCTCTTATTATGAATGGACTTACACTGTCAATTTACTGGATTGGAGCCTATTTGATCAATGGTGCCGATATACCGGACAGATTGTCTCTGTTTTCCGATATGGTAGTGTATTCGTCTTATGCCATGCAGGTTGTTATGGCGTTTATGATGCTGGTAATGATATTTATCATGCTGCCCCGTTCAGCAGTATCAGCCAGGCGTATCAACGAAGTACTGGATACACAGCCCAAAATTACAGATGGAGATATGGACAGTAAACCCTGGGGAATGGGAGAAGTAGAATTTAAGAATGTAAGCTTTCAATATCCGGGAGCTGCGGAATATGTGCTTAAAGATGTTTCATTTAAAGCCAAGTCAGGTGAGACGGTTGCCTTTATCGGATCTACCGGAAGTGGAAAGAGTACACTGATTAATCTTATACCACGCTTTTACGATGCCACGGAAGGACAGGTACTCATTGATGGAGTGGATATTAAGAAATACAAGCAAAAAGACCTTCATAATAAGATTGGTTATGTACCACAGAGAGCTGTTATTTTCTCAGGCGATATTGCCGGGAATGTAGCTTTTGGCAATAACGGAAGGAAAAAAGCCATGAAAGAGGATATTGAAAATGCAGCATCAGTAGCCCAGGCAAAGGATTTTATCGATAATCTTCCCGAAAAGTACCAGGCACCCATATCCCAGGGAGGTTCAAACCTCTCCGGTGGTCAAAAGCAGCGTCTGGCAATTGCCAGGGCAATCTGCAGGCAGCCGGAAATCTTTATCTTCGATGATTCCTTTTCCGCGCTGGATTATAAGACGGATAAGGTACTCCGCACACAGCTGGCAGCTCAAACCCTTGGTGCTACTACGTTTATTGTAGCACAGCGTATCGGTACTATTCGAAATGCAGACCGTATTATAGTGCTGGAGGAAGGAAATGTTGTGGGGATCGGCAAACACGAAGAGCTGCTTAAGACTTGTAAGGTTTACCATGAGATTGCCTATTCACAATTATCAAAGGAGGAACTTGGAGATGAGTAA
- a CDS encoding ABC transporter ATP-binding protein/permease has protein sequence MLQIKNICKKYVTGGLTQQALNDVTFNLRDSEFVAILGQSGSGKTTLLNIIGGLDRYDSGDIVINSVSTKKYSNRDWDSYRNHTIGFVFQSYNLIPHQSILANVELALTISGISKSERRKRAKEALEKMGLGSHLHKRPNQMSGGQMQRVAIARALVNDPDILLADEPTGALDSETSVQVMELLKEVAKDRLVVMVTHNPELAEEYASRIIKLHDGRILSDTNPYEVDETRLAPPEHKNMGKASMSISTALSLSFNNLKTKKGRTLLTSFAGSIGIIGIALILSLSNGINAYIDDIQKDTMSSYPIAIEAQSLDLSSLLAAGRQSGISDDADHELDGVYSNSSDMELAKSATTSIKENNLTEFKKYLDIQDSEIHQYVGENGIIYSYDVKFDTFAYDPEGELINTDGSEFTSGNTSAMTGGMPMGGFSLGSMTMGNLTSTSKFEELLPGTQGNLISAAVTDNYELLYGNWPKAYNEVVLVLDENNEISTSVLYELGILPSAEYKEVLEKISKGEEISFEGHKWNYEDISNQTFYILPESDYYMELENGVFDYTAEDRDSLKTLLKDSIELKVSGIIKPEEDASYTAISGNIGYTKALTDALIERTNNSPVVKAQEATPEINVTNGMSFSPKTDEVKIEETIKYLSGLNLSDKAAVATTILTSSPENNQNNSKEAQNTGADIPSQGQTGSAGAGISSEMNEEGLAAMLDAYLLEPDKETLLKLYDTYIQAGSYDDNMSSFGVVSLDAPSSISIYADSFEDKDGISASIEDYNKTAGKENQITYTDFVGLLMSSITTIINVISYVLIAFVAVSLIVSSIMIGIITFISVLERTKEIGVLRAIGASKRNITQVFNAETFIVGSISGLLGVGITCLLLLPINSVIHAVLDTTAVNAALPVTSGFVLIVLSMALTLFAGLIPAKKAAGKDPVIALRSE, from the coding sequence ATGCTTCAAATCAAAAATATATGCAAGAAATACGTTACCGGCGGTTTGACTCAGCAAGCGCTGAATGATGTTACCTTTAATCTCCGTGACAGTGAATTTGTTGCTATCTTGGGACAGAGCGGTTCCGGAAAGACAACATTATTAAATATTATCGGCGGTCTCGACCGATATGATTCGGGAGATATCGTAATTAACAGTGTCTCTACCAAAAAATATTCCAACAGAGACTGGGATTCCTATCGTAATCATACAATTGGATTTGTATTCCAAAGCTATAACCTGATTCCTCATCAGTCCATTCTGGCTAATGTAGAGTTGGCCCTTACCATATCCGGTATCTCAAAAAGCGAACGGAGAAAGCGTGCAAAGGAAGCACTTGAAAAAATGGGGCTTGGCAGCCATCTTCACAAACGACCCAATCAGATGTCAGGAGGACAGATGCAGCGTGTTGCTATTGCAAGGGCTTTGGTAAATGACCCGGATATTCTCCTTGCCGATGAACCCACTGGTGCGCTGGATTCTGAAACCAGTGTTCAGGTAATGGAGCTTTTAAAGGAAGTTGCCAAAGACCGTCTGGTAGTGATGGTTACCCATAACCCGGAATTGGCAGAAGAGTATGCCAGCCGTATTATTAAGCTTCATGATGGAAGAATCTTATCCGACACCAATCCCTATGAGGTTGATGAGACGAGACTGGCCCCCCCTGAACATAAGAATATGGGGAAGGCATCCATGTCCATATCAACAGCATTATCCCTGAGCTTTAACAATCTGAAAACAAAGAAGGGCCGTACCCTTCTAACCTCCTTTGCAGGCTCCATCGGTATTATCGGAATAGCTTTGATATTATCTTTATCCAATGGAATCAATGCCTATATCGATGACATACAAAAGGATACCATGTCTTCTTATCCCATTGCCATTGAAGCACAGTCTCTGGACTTGAGTAGTTTACTAGCTGCCGGAAGGCAGTCCGGGATTTCTGATGATGCAGACCATGAATTGGATGGAGTATATTCCAATTCTTCTGATATGGAACTGGCTAAAAGTGCAACTACCAGTATCAAAGAGAATAACCTTACAGAATTCAAAAAATATCTGGATATACAAGACAGTGAAATCCATCAATATGTCGGGGAGAATGGTATAATTTATTCCTATGATGTAAAGTTTGATACGTTTGCTTATGATCCGGAGGGAGAACTTATCAATACGGATGGAAGTGAATTTACCAGCGGAAATACCTCTGCTATGACAGGCGGTATGCCCATGGGTGGTTTTTCCTTAGGGAGTATGACCATGGGAAATCTGACCTCTACCAGTAAGTTCGAGGAACTTCTGCCGGGAACACAAGGAAACCTTATCAGCGCAGCAGTAACCGATAATTACGAGTTACTCTACGGTAACTGGCCCAAAGCCTATAACGAAGTAGTTCTGGTACTGGATGAAAACAACGAGATATCTACTTCCGTACTATATGAACTTGGTATACTGCCCTCCGCTGAATATAAGGAAGTTCTTGAAAAAATCAGTAAAGGAGAAGAAATCTCTTTCGAAGGTCACAAATGGAATTATGAAGATATCAGCAACCAGACCTTTTATATACTCCCAGAAAGTGATTATTATATGGAGCTGGAAAATGGAGTATTCGACTATACTGCTGAAGATAGAGATTCTCTGAAAACCTTATTAAAGGACAGCATCGAACTTAAGGTTTCAGGAATCATAAAACCGGAAGAGGATGCTTCCTATACAGCAATTTCGGGAAACATCGGATACACAAAAGCTCTCACAGATGCTCTTATAGAACGAACAAATAACAGTCCGGTTGTAAAAGCCCAGGAAGCAACACCGGAAATCAATGTAACAAACGGTATGTCCTTTTCACCTAAAACAGATGAAGTAAAAATAGAGGAGACGATTAAATATCTCTCGGGACTTAATCTCTCAGATAAAGCAGCGGTTGCCACTACGATACTTACCTCATCACCCGAAAATAACCAGAATAACAGCAAAGAAGCGCAGAATACAGGAGCTGATATACCGTCTCAGGGTCAAACAGGTTCAGCAGGTGCTGGTATATCTTCAGAAATGAATGAGGAAGGTCTCGCTGCAATGTTAGATGCTTATTTACTGGAACCGGATAAGGAGACTTTGCTAAAGCTCTATGATACCTATATCCAGGCCGGAAGTTATGATGACAATATGAGTTCGTTTGGCGTTGTAAGCCTTGATGCACCCTCTTCCATCAGTATTTATGCGGACAGTTTCGAAGATAAGGACGGAATTTCCGCGTCAATTGAAGACTATAACAAAACTGCAGGAAAAGAAAATCAAATAACGTATACGGATTTTGTGGGACTGCTGATGTCCTCCATTACTACTATAATTAATGTTATATCCTATGTACTTATTGCCTTCGTTGCAGTTTCCCTGATTGTTTCATCCATTATGATTGGAATCATTACCTTTATTTCCGTACTGGAACGAACCAAAGAAATTGGAGTGCTTCGTGCAATTGGTGCATCTAAGAGGAATATAACCCAGGTATTTAATGCAGAGACCTTTATTGTGGGCTCTATATCCGGTCTGTTAGGCGTCGGGATAACCTGCCTGCTGCTCCTACCTATTAATTCGGTGATCCATGCAGTGTTAGACACTACTGCAGTTAATGCAGCGTTACCGGTAACCAGCGGATTCGTGCTCATTGTGTTAAGTATGGCATTGACCTTGTTCGCAGGACTTATACCTGCCAAGAAAGCCGCAGGAAAAGATCCGGTGATCGCACTGCGCAGCGAGTAA
- a CDS encoding response regulator transcription factor, with product MFHILVTEDDKNTARLMKAVLKHAGYEVFLAENGVEALDIMDTQHIDLVVLDIMMPKMDGYEFTEQLRSCHNNTPILMVTAKQLPEDKCKGFISGTDDYMVKPVNEEEMLLRIKALLRRARIVNEHKLLLGKVTLDYDALTVEREDEKQTLPQKEFYLLYKLLAYPDKIFTRIQLMDEIWGMESETVDTTVNVHINRLRKRFEGYPEFEIVAIRGIGYKAVKKCE from the coding sequence ATGTTTCATATATTGGTTACAGAAGATGATAAGAATACCGCCAGGCTTATGAAAGCAGTCTTAAAACATGCCGGTTATGAAGTTTTTCTGGCAGAAAACGGAGTGGAAGCATTGGATATAATGGATACCCAGCATATAGATCTGGTTGTATTAGATATTATGATGCCGAAAATGGATGGTTATGAATTTACGGAACAGCTGCGCAGCTGTCACAATAATACGCCTATCCTTATGGTAACGGCGAAACAGCTGCCGGAGGATAAATGCAAGGGTTTCATTTCCGGAACAGATGATTACATGGTAAAACCTGTGAATGAAGAAGAGATGCTCTTACGTATCAAGGCACTTTTACGCCGCGCCAGGATTGTGAATGAACACAAACTGCTTTTAGGAAAGGTAACCCTTGATTATGACGCTCTTACGGTAGAGCGGGAAGACGAGAAGCAGACCCTGCCTCAGAAGGAATTCTATCTGCTCTATAAGCTTTTAGCTTATCCTGATAAAATTTTTACCCGAATTCAGCTAATGGATGAAATATGGGGTATGGAGTCTGAGACCGTCGATACTACAGTAAATGTTCATATCAACCGGCTTCGTAAGCGTTTTGAAGGATATCCGGAGTTTGAGATCGTCGCTATTCGGGGAATCGGTTATAAGGCGGTGAAAAAGTGTGAGTAG
- a CDS encoding HAMP domain-containing sensor histidine kinase, with amino-acid sequence MSRLHNRLKKFQMAMFFAVIIFIIMLFTMLLMLVGIFALSQLGIVKPHPTIAPFFMFAIFSIIVGTIVAMLFSRFPLSPLREIISAFDRLAEGEFDVRIHLRGPEELQNLSSSFNHMAEELGSIEMLRSDFVNNFSHEFKTPIVSVRGFAKILKYEDLTKEERDEYLDIIIYESERLAALATNVLNLSKVENQVILKDKTSYNGSEQIRRIIAILENKWAEKNIEILFDYDEINFCGNEELLNQLWTNLIDNAIKFSPKNSTISINISQKPEKITITVSDQGIGISQGAADRIFDKFYQGDTSHATKGNGIGLTIAKRIVELHEGTITVKNNDIGTSFIVDLPMHD; translated from the coding sequence GTGAGTAGGCTTCATAACAGATTAAAAAAATTCCAAATGGCTATGTTTTTTGCTGTCATAATATTTATTATCATGCTATTTACCATGCTGCTCATGCTTGTTGGAATATTTGCTTTAAGTCAGCTTGGAATAGTTAAACCCCATCCTACCATTGCACCGTTTTTTATGTTTGCAATCTTTAGTATTATAGTAGGAACTATTGTTGCGATGTTATTCAGCCGTTTTCCGCTATCCCCTCTGCGAGAGATTATTTCTGCTTTTGACAGATTAGCAGAAGGTGAATTTGATGTGCGGATTCATTTAAGAGGCCCGGAAGAATTACAGAATTTAAGCAGTAGCTTTAACCACATGGCAGAAGAACTGGGAAGTATCGAGATGCTTCGATCGGACTTTGTAAATAATTTTTCACACGAATTTAAGACTCCGATTGTATCTGTAAGAGGTTTTGCCAAAATTCTTAAATATGAAGATCTGACCAAAGAAGAACGGGACGAATATCTGGATATTATTATATATGAATCGGAACGTCTGGCTGCACTTGCGACTAATGTGCTTAATCTCTCCAAGGTAGAAAACCAGGTTATCTTAAAGGACAAAACTTCTTATAACGGCAGCGAACAGATAAGACGGATAATCGCTATACTTGAGAATAAGTGGGCTGAGAAAAACATTGAGATCCTTTTTGATTACGATGAGATTAATTTCTGTGGAAATGAAGAACTGTTAAATCAGTTATGGACAAACCTTATCGATAATGCCATTAAGTTCTCACCAAAGAATTCTACGATATCAATTAACATCAGTCAAAAACCCGAGAAAATAACAATAACGGTCTCCGATCAGGGAATAGGCATTAGTCAGGGAGCTGCCGATCGTATATTTGATAAATTCTATCAGGGGGATACTTCCCATGCAACGAAAGGCAATGGTATCGGCTTAACAATAGCCAAACGAATCGTCGAACTGCATGAAGGTACGATAACAGTAAAAAACAATGATATCGGCACCTCATTTATTGTTGACTTGCCTATGCACGATTGA